Proteins encoded within one genomic window of SAR202 cluster bacterium:
- a CDS encoding DUF1800 domain-containing protein, whose product MGRDIGLIAHLIRRAGFGAPYEMIKSYAAKGYEATVEELVDPASHGIPGIDTRLLHRYHPLAEKPENPPSAQMAVLYCFMNSPRPLEEKMTLFWHMVFATGNAKVDNPPQMLRQLDMFRHQGMGNYRDILIRLSKDPAMLYWLDNNQNHRTAPNENWGRELLELFSMGQGHYTEDDVKMAATAFTGWTMKPKLPRNPYGRWYWEFEYRAEDHDNGDKTFLGRTGRFNGEDIINIILEETSCHKFIARHLYNFFVEDEVQVPSWLDIPSKNPKAVDAIAKVFKDSNFELKPTLRFLFNSDFFKDEKVWFAKVKSPIEVVVGTTKIAGGVDGPDPSHMQLAFETGYQGQEVLDPPSVEGWHTGAEWINTGSLVRRVNFMAERLGNTSYPGVGSIVDSLSKERPLSEEGLVDGCLRLLGEVRVGQETRKELVAHAKAAGPLPKGVTAADRHAFQQRVGEMLQLIASTREYQFC is encoded by the coding sequence ATGGGAAGAGACATTGGACTGATTGCTCACCTGATAAGGCGGGCTGGATTTGGCGCTCCTTACGAGATGATTAAGTCCTATGCCGCCAAAGGCTATGAGGCCACGGTGGAGGAGCTGGTAGACCCGGCGTCCCACGGCATACCCGGCATAGATACCAGGCTTCTCCACCGATACCACCCCCTGGCCGAGAAACCGGAGAACCCTCCCTCCGCTCAGATGGCGGTTCTTTACTGTTTTATGAACTCCCCTCGACCTCTCGAGGAGAAGATGACCCTTTTTTGGCACATGGTCTTTGCCACAGGTAACGCAAAGGTAGACAACCCGCCTCAGATGCTTCGCCAGCTAGACATGTTCCGCCATCAAGGCATGGGCAACTATCGAGACATCCTCATCCGCCTCTCCAAAGACCCCGCCATGCTTTACTGGCTGGACAACAATCAGAACCATCGGACTGCCCCCAACGAGAACTGGGGCAGGGAACTTTTGGAACTCTTCTCCATGGGACAAGGCCACTATACCGAAGACGACGTCAAGATGGCAGCCACGGCCTTTACCGGCTGGACCATGAAGCCCAAGCTTCCTCGCAATCCCTACGGAAGGTGGTACTGGGAGTTCGAGTACCGGGCTGAGGACCATGACAACGGCGACAAAACCTTCCTTGGACGTACCGGCCGCTTCAACGGCGAGGACATCATAAACATCATCCTGGAAGAGACCTCCTGCCATAAGTTCATAGCCCGTCACCTGTACAACTTCTTTGTGGAAGATGAAGTGCAGGTCCCTTCCTGGCTGGACATTCCTTCCAAGAACCCCAAGGCTGTGGACGCCATTGCTAAGGTGTTTAAAGACTCAAATTTTGAGCTAAAACCTACCCTTCGCTTCCTGTTTAACTCGGACTTTTTTAAAGATGAAAAAGTGTGGTTTGCCAAAGTTAAGAGTCCCATCGAAGTCGTCGTCGGCACCACCAAGATAGCCGGCGGTGTCGACGGGCCGGACCCCAGCCACATGCAGTTGGCCTTCGAGACCGGCTATCAAGGGCAGGAAGTCCTGGACCCTCCCAGCGTAGAGGGCTGGCACACCGGCGCCGAGTGGATTAACACCGGCTCCCTGGTGCGCAGGGTCAACTTCATGGCCGAAAGGTTAGGGAACACCTCCTACCCCGGCGTTGGCTCTATTGTGGATAGCCTGAGCAAAGAGCGTCCGCTCAGCGAGGAGGGTCTGGTGGACGGATGTCTTAGGCTCCTTGGCGAGGTCAGGGTGGGCCAGGAAACCCGAAAAGAGCTGGTCGCCCACGCCAAAGCCGCGGGGCCTCTCCCCAAAGGCGTCACCGCCGCCGACCGCCACGCCTTCCAGCAGCGAGTCGGCGAGATGCTGCAACTTATAGCGTCCACCAGGGAATACCAGTTCTGCTAA